The genomic window GATGCTCATATTcatctaaatttgtttttatttttgtatattttaaaagtctagtcttttatttttcctttcatctaaAGCAGTTTGGAAAGATGTACCAAAAGCCTTCAAAATGTTTCTATCATTTCATCCAGCAAATCTAGTACTAAGaatttattaaggaaataatcATCAGCTCAGTCACACATTTACATAGAAGACATTtattataggatttttaaaatagcaaaacattGGAAGGAACCTAAATGTTTGGCAATAGGAACATAATTGTTTTATATCTCTACCTTTATCTGGAAAGAAATTCTCCAAAATATTGGGATGATTATGGATGATTTTTACTTTGAGTTttacacttttcttctttttccagataTTCAtagagtgtgtttgtgtgtgtgcatgtgtgtgtctgtgtgtgtgttgatttttaaaattatgaaaacatttaagaaagttGTTAGGGGCGTTGCTCTTTTCATTACTTTCTGCATGTACTTTATGTCTTTTATGagaaatttatttcagatattatttGCTTCCTATAGTACCTCCTTCTTTTGAATATAATCTTATCTATATACTgaccctcttctttttctttttgttaagaaaATTCAAGAGGCATGGGCATCTgagtggtttagttggttaagcgactgcctttagctcaggtcatgatcccggggtcctgggttggagtcctgcctgcattgggcttcctgctcagcaggaagtctgctttgcTTCTCCCTATCCTCTACCCCCTTCCTaacttgtactctctttctccctctcaaataaataaataaaatcttttaaaaaaattcaagaggcAAATTTGAAACTTAAGGACTGCATCTATGTAGAGTCTGATTTTGgcattatattcttttcttaagatctagttttctgtatatatattttcaaatagggTGTATTTGTTCTAAGCCTTCTCAAACTCCTCACAAGTAAATGTAAAGACACGATGGTAGAACTCTCCTCTTTTCACCAAGAGATGCACTGGAAAAAAATCAGTAGTCTAGCAGGCTTAAGTAGACACGAAGACTTGAGCTCTACCCAGCCTTTCAAGGGGGGAAAGGTGGACCAATGGTTGTCATGAATAGCATTATCTTGTTCACAACCTGTACTAAATTGTTAATGTCTTCAGCAAGAAATAATCTTTCCCCCTTGCAGATCTCCACTTGCCCCTTTTGCAGAGCTGGTACAACAATGAACCTGAGGACTAGTCCAACAGGTTCTGTCTCAGTCCTTCAGGTTTGCCTAAACACAACCTCTTGACTTTAGGCTAGCATGGCTCCAGAAATTTTTATGTCCAGGTTGTTGATTCTTCCTTGAATCTTTTTGGCCTTCCTCCAGACATTATAGATGACATATCTGTAAACGCACGTATCTCAttcccccctgcctccctccagtctCCTCAACATAGTCCAAGTCTGCAGCaccacctccctcctgcccacttTAATACCTCTATTTGCATGTATAAACACTTCCACTCACCTTGGAAAGTGTGGTTCctgaaaattctttctttctttttttttttttttaaagatttttatttatttatttgacagacagagatcacaagtaggcagagaggcaggcagagagagggggcgaagcaggctccccgctgagcagagagcccgatgcggggttcgatcccaggaccctgagatcatgacctgaaccgaaggcagaggcttaacccactgagccacccaggcgcccctgaaaattatttctgaggTAATTGGATTTAAGGGTAAAGATTCaccttagaaaaatataaaataattgggTGAGGGATAAATCACCCCTTACTACTCTAGTTCCTAGACCCCCTTTGCATCCCAAACCTTGACCTtggccttcctctccccaccacactcCAAGGCATATCCATACTATTTTGAGGCATCGCCTGCCTTTCAGGAAAAAGTTGGTAtgcagagctgaaggcagggatGAGATTAACATCTATATATTCTTGTCTTGATGCAAAACACCATTATGGGTATTCCAAATCCTGTTAGTTGATACATGTCGTTGAgaaacctgttttatttttttcttccctctttgtaATGTTGAATTCTTGAAGTAGTTTTAGACCACACAGGCAGCCCTTAACCCTCAAACAGGTTAAGGTCCAACAAGTGACTTCATTCATTGGTTTGAGTGTTCCCACAAAAGCCTTGTCTTATGAGGTATTTGCCCCTGCCTAGTCATCTCATAATATGCCTGAAATACTATAcatctatgttaaaaaaaaaaaatatatatatatatatatatatatatatatatatatatatatatatatatatgaagcaaTGCTGGAAATGAGTAAACCAGAAAAGGAATACATTTGaataagactttaaaaagtaaatacagaaAGTTAATCTTTTCAAAAGAGGATTTACTTGGAAAATAATGAATAGGTAACCAGAGACACTTAACAGAGCTAGCTGGCAAAGAGAGGTCTGAGGATTCAGGGGCCATTGGCAAGGTCCTCTTATTCCTttagttttccattttgaatatttaaagaaacccAGAATTGTATTATGTGCAGTTGCACTTCAAAATATGACTTATGTTTTTCTTGATACAGAAGCATCAATATCCCTACACTTAATGTGGGCCTGGTGTGGTTAGCCTTGGTAGAATTTTAAAGctaattttccaaaatgtattggataagaggaagaggaaagggtcTGGTGAGAACTGACAAGGATTTCATGGGAAGTGAGGTCCCTaggaggagaagggggcaggaggactgCAGGATTTGTCTGTGAGTCCCAAGGGGCTGtaaaggaggggcagagcaaCAGCCTTAGAAGCTGGATTCTGGCTGTCATGCATGTGACTGATGTGAAGGGCCATCGTTAACAGGGTTCACAGAGCCAAGGGATATGAAAAGGCAGTGACCTTTGCTTTTTGAAAATTGAACCTAAGTCAAGAAGACCCATTTTGATTAATGACCGATAAACTTTTTCCAGATGTTTTCAACTGCTCTTTGCCCAATTCAGTGATTTCTTTTCCAGTCACATTGGAGTAGTAGTATCTCCGTCTCCGTTTGCTTCACAAATACCATCTAGGCATTCTCCTTCTGTGCTTTCCCTTGCCCCACTGTGTCCCGCACTGCTGCCGGATGGAAGGGGTTTTGTTTTCATGAAAGACCTCAAATCTGGAGAGATCAAGTCTGGAGTGCGAGTTTATGGCGTGCAGTAGACCCATGGGGTGGCCTGGACGGACTCCCGCCTTCTGATCTTATATCAGATATAGATATGCCTTATCTTGGCATGGGtgatgagggagagagacaccCCTAGTTACTTGTTAACATCGGTGTGTTTTGTAGAACTAGAACCCCTGGTTTTCAGTTGGACACAAATCCACTCTGAATAAAGACCACAATGGCCGCCAGCTGTCGTAGAAGACTTTACAGACTTTCAGGTTGTgtccttctctctccattttctgTAGCTAGAATTCTGATATGCTAATATCAGACCTGGACATATGGGGGGGGGGATAACGCCCTAGGGATGGCAGCTCTGAGACAGAGAGTTTCCTGGACAACTTTGTGGGACAGATCAACTGTATCAGTCTTAGACTGCTTACTCCAGGCTGTTCTATAGAGAGGAAGGATAGATTTTGATTTGTGCAAGCCAGTGTAAATGTGAGTGTTTGTTATAGTAGCTCAACTCATGGCCAAACTAGCACGTGGTGGAAGGAGGGGAGACGAATCAATGTAactagatattatatatatgtaaaaacttGAGCAGTAGGCACCCCAAACATGGGTAGATGCGGACTGTAAGGAAATTCCCAGAGGCAGCGATAGTGTCTCGATGTTAAAGCATATATAAAGCTGAGgctttaaagaatatattaaaagtacAAGATTTCTAGGTAATGCAACACCTGGAAATGCACTGGGGATAAAAAACAATCGCTTATCACCATAATTCAATAAATGACTGAATGTATTCCCTGGAAGGAGTGATTAAAAATCCATCCCAATACTCTTTGGCTGACCTTAGGATCAATTTGAGGATTAGCATCCCACATTTGTGGAATTCAGATTTTAAGGAGGAAGGATTAATGAATGtgttttctgaatatttaaaaaaaatacagcatagaaCAGAAAAATTCTTCAGTTAGGAAGAGAAAGCAGTGTCTGTACTTTGCAAGTTCACAGACATATTTCAAAGCAAACAGACTGAACTCTGAGCTATACAAACAGCAGATGTGAAGGGTAGTAGTTCCACTAGATTTCCATCTCTGAGTCCACACACTTTATGAAGCGACTTTTGGTAGGCATTGAAGATGTGTGGAAGCAGAAGTTATCAGACTTTCATCATGTCTTTGGACTTCTACAGGAATTCTTGCTCCTTCTGAGAACACTAAGACATTGTCTACGTTATAGAAAGTTCAATTTCTCTAGGCAAAGATGAAGCACACTCTTTGCCTAGAATGGGTATATTATTTAATCAACTTAAATCATTAAAGCCACCTAAACTATGACTGATGTGAGGGTTTTGGCCAATGCCCTCGGATGGATTGGGGATGTGCCCAGCACCCTCCCACTCAGTATGCATCCGGAAGCTCTCCTTCCTTTCAGCCTGGAGAGAGGCTGTGTCTGGGGAGGGGTGCGGAGTCTGTGTTGTCTGGGAAGCGCAGGGATGCATATCAATCCCTCCGTTTGGCGGGTAGCACAGACACACTGCCCTTTTATCCCGTCACTATGCGGGCCTTTCCTGTccaggaaataaaattctttacaACATCGATGGTGTTCTTAGTTACAGTAACAGCTCATAGTAGTTTGTGAAATACTTAAGAATTACAAAGTCTGcaggttatttgtttttactttgccAGGAACCACATTTAGAGTGCAGATTTTAATCCTGGTGTTTGCCACATCCTTCTGACTAATCAACAAGTAGGTGTGGGACTTCTCTCCTGGACTCGGGACAAAACAAACTCCCGAGCTGGAAAATCTCTAGCTCTTTATTGGGGATAACGTCTGATACTACCACCATCCAAAGAGTCAATGATCTTTCTTGATCATACAGTGTTCTCTTCATGAATATATCTCTGTacacactctctccctaccctcctggTGTTTCAATAGCACTCTTAAGGTAATAAGTTCAGATTTTGAAGAACACTCCCAATTTAGGCAGATCTGCTAATACAGtgtatttgtttctgttcttcatttcattttgcctGAGCCTGACCCGCGTACCAGACACATCTATGTTAAAATATTCCACTTCTCAGTTCTACCTTTATATCAACTAACTTCACCAGCCTATAGCTTTTGGTCATGGCAGAAGCAAAATCCTATCCATCGTGACCAGGTCTCTCCCTTAGGATCAAGATGAGCTGTATCTCCCCCAATCTCTCTATGTCCCTTTAGACTTCTGTTTGTAGATCACAAACCACCAAGTTTGTTTGAATTActgctctttctctgttccttccagGAACCTTGCAGCCCATCTGCCTTGAACAGCCCCTTATTTCTTATGGTCCCACTTGTTCTTCACAGTGTCTCTTTCACTCAGCACATGTGCTTCTCACTGTATTGACACACTCAAGCCTCACACTCATATGCCTACTTCCTCATGCACAGGAGCAAGCCGTGAATCAGCTTTTGCTTAGTATCACTGGGAAGATTGATCGACtggtttattgattgattttgcactgtgaacatttaaaattctagttTATATAGTATTACTCCTCTGCATGGAAATGGACAAAACTTCACATTCACTGTAGAGCCCCCAACACCACCACTGGCACGTCTCCCACTCCTGCCTTCCATACTGGTCTCAGCCCCACTCACCAGCCTTCGAGGAGACGACCACAATGCTTCCATTGCTCTGCTTCAGCATGGGCAAAGCAGCAACGCTCAGGACCACGTAACTGAGGAAGTTGACTTCCATGCTTCTGCGCACGAGGTGGATATCACCACTAAATAGATTCATAGAAGTGTTGGTGATGTGGTTGAGAATAAGCATGTCTAGTCCCCCTGCAAGAGATGGCTGTGTTGAGAGAAACCATCCGGGGGGATACCTTTCCTCccattctccccctccccaaagctCCCTGGTGACCCTTAGAACAGAGtccagaagaggagggaggagaagcagcctcACCCATGAGCTTTCCAGCTTGGGCAACAAATTGCTCTGCAAAGGTCATGTTCTCCATGGAGCCAGCAATGTAGTGTGCTGAGGCTGCTCCAAACTCCAGGCAGTGGGATACCACCTGCGGGGATATGGTAGCGATGGTGTCAGTCTTGGCTGCAGACTTTGGGGGCAATCTCTTAAGTAATGGGGGTTTAAAAGGAAGTTGCTCACAACCCTGTTTTGGTAAGAATGGTAGGGATATATGTGCACGAGTGTGAGTTCAGTGAGTGTGTGCATTGCTAAGTGCCACCCGACACAATCTTGGCCCTCTGTCGGAAGTATTTCAGCGACGGTGTAAGTAAAGAAATCATCACTGTGCTGGGGTTTAAGTTCATGACTTGTGCTTATGAGTTTCTGTGAATAGATGTATGTGAATCTATTCTTGGTGTGGATGCTAGTCTCCGTGTGAGTAGCCCTAAGTTTGTGAATGTTTATATCCTTGGGTTTGTAAGTCTGAGTATATGAGAAAGCATGTGTCCGAGAGTCTGAATGGGGATGAGAATATGAATTCATGAGTAGGTACTAGAATTTTGGTCTCTGAGCACTTATCTATATATCCATGATCCCAAATGTAAATGTGTGTGCATAGGCATGTCTGTGagaatagatacatagataggtagatagatagagagagagagatagatgtgtgtgtgtgtgtgtgtgtgtgtgtgtgtgtgtgcataggaATCAAAGCTTAAATGCATTCTCTTTATATTCCTGTGGGTGTttgaacctgtgtgtgtgtgtgtgtgtgtgtgtgtgtgcgtgcgcatagGAATCAAAGCTTAAATGCATTCTCTTTGTATTCCTGTGGGTGTTtgaacctgtgtgtgtgtatgtgtgtgtttgtaggtgTGTATGGCTGTGCCAGTTTCTGTGTGTTGGCATGTGTATGTGACATGTGTCCGTGGGTGCAGAACCCTCACcttctttagcatttctttagACCTTGCTGTCACCACCACATGGGCTCCCATCTTTGCCAGATGATAGGCCATCTGTTCTCCAATCCCCTTGCTGGCCCCTGTGACAATCACTTTCTTTCCTTGGAGCATCTCTGTGAAACCCAAAAGGAAGTGAGGGCCATACCCAAGCCAGCAGCAGTCTTCCTTCCACTCTGGATGTGGACAACCTTACCTCAACATCTAAAGATTATGAGCCCAGACCAACTTTTCTCAAACTGCAAAATCAATGAAGGAACAGTTCAAGTCTTTCATAAACATGCTCTGAAACGGAGGCTTAGGTTGATTGCTCAAAACAAGCCTTCTTGCTGTCCTTCTTACAAATATCCATAGACGGAGGCTTCAGCTAAGACACTGGAGTTCCAGACATTTCTGGACTACCCAATTTTACTCAGTTGAAATAAGACTCAAAAAGTCATCAAAACACATGTGCTCATAGAAATTCCAGGGATTTTCCCCTCGCTACTATTTAGTCATCAACTCCAGAGTCCTTTCTGGTCTCCCACTTATCAGTCCCTCCTTAGAGCCCGATTATCTGCCTGTGCTGTAAATTTTGGAATTACCCTCATTTTTTGTAGGGAATCTGAAATTGCTTTCCATGAAGGGTGCCAAATAAAGCATGGACTATTTGGCAGTCTGTTGGTGACATGCTTACCCCTCCCCACACTGCTATTATCCATATCCTTCCATGTCTGGAAGACACAGAAATACAGTCCCACCTCAGGGTTCCTCTTGTTCAGCAACTTTGGGGTTCAGGAACTCATCCTGATCCTCAGAAACCCTCCAGCCACCCCTGTGTTTTTTATCTCTTCCTCCCACATTAGATACATTGGTACTTACCTGGTCTGAATTCCTCATTCGCGGAATAG from Lutra lutra chromosome 15, mLutLut1.2, whole genome shotgun sequence includes these protein-coding regions:
- the HSD11B1 gene encoding 11-beta-hydroxysteroid dehydrogenase 1 isoform X2, with amino-acid sequence MAFMKKYLPPILGFFLAYYYYSANEEFRPEMLQGKKVIVTGASKGIGEQMAYHLAKMGAHVVVTARSKEMLKKVVSHCLEFGAASAHYIAGSMENMTFAEQFVAQAGKLMGGLDMLILNHITNTSMNLFSGDIHLVRRSMEVNFLSYVVLSVAALPMLKQSNGSIVVVSSKAGKMAIPLVAPYSASKFALDGFFSSIRMEHSVTKVNVSITLCILGLINTDTAMKAVSGIINIDASPKEECALEIIKGGALRQEEVYYDNSVWTDLLLGNPGRKILEFLSLRSYSLDKFINN
- the HSD11B1 gene encoding 11-beta-hydroxysteroid dehydrogenase 1 isoform X3, whose amino-acid sequence is MLQGKKVIVTGASKGIGEQMAYHLAKMGAHVVVTARSKEMLKKVVSHCLEFGAASAHYIAGSMENMTFAEQFVAQAGKLMGGLDMLILNHITNTSMNLFSGDIHLVRRSMEVNFLSYVVLSVAALPMLKQSNGSIVVVSSKAGKMAIPLVAPYSASKFALDGFFSSIRMEHSVTKVNVSITLCILGLINTDTAMKAVSGIINIDASPKEECALEIIKGGALRQEEVYYDNSVWTDLLLGNPGRKILEFLSLRSYSLDKFINN